The genomic region tttcttctttttcttcttcttcttcttcttcttcttcttcttctttcttctacttaaattactttacttacttcactacttttactactattcaTTTTTACTCCTTGCtaccttttctactttttctttttcatcttttaaaAACGTGACCTGAATTACGTAAACCACCTCATCATCATTGCGTTTTAAATCATggatgaaaaaaacatatatattagGAACGGGGTCACTTTATTTATCTCCACTCACTTGATAATGATGCTGATAACACTCCCTTAAAAATGTGAGTGATATGAGAGAAATTAtcgtgagaaaaaaatataattgatGGTAATTAGTGACTTATCaaggaatacgagagagagagagagagagagagagagagagagagagagagagagagagagagagttgcccgctcatcaacatatatgtacacatttacaatatgtaagatataaaaataaagagagagagagagagagagagagagagagagagagagagagagagaggctgctcacaggtggcgtgagggttacccaagtgcgctagtggtataaatataaagtgacaaactgacacaaTTACAAAtagtttttacatgtttttctttctttttcgtattttgtatgtatatgtttgtatgtgcCAACAGTCAACAATTAATTTTGCACACAGGCTCTTAAAATAGTTATACccaaaaagtgtaattttgagcctcctttttgtagAAATTTTCtgtttaattagagagagagagagagagagagagagagagagagagagagagagagagagagagagagaatcaaaatacTTGGAAACTCATATGCTTCTACTCCATCTGTTCTGATTATTCCagttgttggtattgttgttgttgatgttttattaccaagaaagaaaggaggaaaaggaggaaaagaaggaagctgtgtgaagggggaggaggagaggaggaaggagcgagGGACAGTGAGTGTGGCAAAACTATGAAGTCCAGTTCTGTCCAATTATTTATGTTAATACCTCATTAAAACTGACTGGCCGGGtgttgtgtgtggaggagggaagacagaCAGTGAAAGGGTAGATGGTAGATTGTAAAAGATGATAGCAAGACTCACTTTCTCTAACATTCCGCGGCTTACACATCcattgataaggttttcgtagaccGAGACAAGGTTTTTGCACGACCATATGAATGTGAAAAgcacccgactgatctcctttgtagACTTTGGAAATATTTGCTAAGAAAGTCGGAAGCAGAAACGATCAAGGAGTGAAAGAATTTAAGGGACAGTATGACATCATGAAATGGAAAGACGGATGTTGGTAGGTTGAAATGGGtgatggaagggtggaaggggaaggagttacaTGTGGATGATTATACAGTAGATAGGGGCATATGAGGGTGGATTTAATGGGGTttagggaatggaaagggagagaaagagcttATATGGTGGGTGATCAGGGAAAGAGGATTGCTAGAATTGTTGTAGAATGGAATATGGTACTGTagcgaaagaagaacaagaagatatgCAGTGGGTACGGAGGGAGGGGTAATGTGGAgtagtaggaggaaaggagggagtaacgggagggagggggaagaggaagaatgtaacTGGTAGTGAccttggtagtggtagtggtagtagtagtggttcgtGGTGGCATGCAACATATCAGCGGTGTGGTATGCAGACTGGTATGAGTAATAAATATATCGTGTAGCTAATAGGCGTTGAGTATATGTGTACAGGACGCAGTACCAAGAAAAAGTTGACGAATCgatacagagaaacacacacacacacacacacacacacactcacacacaccggAAGCTTAGCACACGACTGGActacctcatcctcatcctcagtcCTCCCTTGCTACCATGTAAGTCTATAGCCCACGTGTGTGATGTGTTGCAATGGCTTCATTATGTTGATCATCACGCCGAGCTGCATTAATGATTCACATGATATGCTGCGGCTATTGTGgtattcgtctccttccttttctcctgtctTAACATTTCTTTACCCTTgttctacttgttcttgttcatcttcctcctcttcttctttttcttcttgttcttgttcttgttcttctttttcttcttcttcttcttcttcttctttgtttatgtaCTTTGTTTCTATACTGTTTTCTTTGTCAGGTATGTCTAAATTCTTCTAAGTGAAAATTTAATTGGTTCCCGTTTTGATTTACAGAGCCAGCTTAAGTTTCGTGTATTACCTTATATGCTGTGTTATTAGATAATAGTAATGAGTTCAGTAGCTAAACATcgaagaaggaaacggagagaaaaactAACTTCCATTTCCTTATCTGTGAGGGGTTAGTCATCCCTAGCTGTTTACGTTTAGTTCTAggaagcatgaaaatatcgaacaTATCATTAAATTTTATTCTCTTTAGTAATTGTTTCAGAGGATAAACATCAGTcaggaagatggagaaaacaaCCTAAACTAACTCACAAACTCCCATATCCTTATCTGTGGGGGAGGTGGTATGTAGTCATCCCTGTTTACGTTCTGTTCTGAGAAGCATGAAAATATATCCCTTACTCACTTCTGTCTCTAGGGGTGAAACTTGACACTCGATAAGTACAGCAGTACCCACACCGCTCCTCAGACGTCACCCTCATTTTCCCTCAGCATTTCCTAGCTTATCCGGGTGGTGAGTCATCctcctgcctctttttttttctctctctctcactctttctctcttccctcaccgttcgcatcccttcctcctctcaaccTCAGACGTTGCATAAATTGAAAACTATAACACCTCTTTGGCACCTTCCTCGCCTCGTAAGTCTCCCGAATGTCTGCAACTCTGCATGGCCATCCACTTCAacttttttccttacctttttacAGAACAAGAACCTCACACCTCCCTCACACCTGCTATACCTCTCTAGTTATAGCTTTTAAAGAGGTATACCACGGTTTATTTATCATGCCATTAGGAGATTTGTGTGTACAGTAAAATGGCTCAGCTTGGCGCGCGTCTGAGGAGGTTAGAAGAGGCATCATCGTGCGCTGGCAGGTTGCGGGGAGGCGTTCAAGGTCAGTTGGGGGATGAGTCAGAAGCCATTGCCACCTCTCGCCTTCTTCCTCAATAATGAGTGTATTGTTTATGGGGAAAATCGCCACCCTAAGAGCGTTGATCGACCTCATCCCTAAACATCCCCCCCTGCCTCAAAAGATGGTTCATTCTGCCCCTTTACCGAAGAGGGGGGCGACGGGTTTGCTTTCTTCCAATCTGTCTGTTGTTCGGTAAGAAAGTTTCAGACGTGTTGAATCGCCCTCGTAGAAGGCAAGTGCATGGCCAGACTAATTAAATAACAACCGAGAAAAAATGAATGCTGGTCTTGGTTTAAGGACGGGGGTGGGAGGTTATGGGGAGAGAGACCCTTGGTATATAGCCCTAGTTGTAATGGCCTAATATATGTGTAATTAGAGCAAATAAtaatagccacacacacacacacacacgaagatcatcaccaccaccatcaccactaccaccactaacaacaataatagcaacaacaacatcacttcCTTGGGCAGACGTTACATGCATTATTAATATATTGATGACGCAACGAAAATATGAACTTTGATAATGGACATAACAGCACTTGCATAGGTCAGATAAGAGGGgcaaagaagtgtgtgtgtgtgtgtgtgtgtgttcctcggcCTTGGATGGAGTGTGTATACGGAAGTTCCTTGGGGTTAAAGTTATATGGTTGTTGCTCCCTCCTAGAACCCAAATATAAGTTAATAAATACTGAGTGAGGCTGCGTGAGGGTCTATGTTAAATAAGACGCTGGGATTAtaatgaaactctctctctctctctctctctctctctctctctctctctctctctctctctctctctctctctctctcacacacacacacaaacacacactttcaATCATGTTACGGTCGCTGATTAACACTTTAAAGAAACACTTcatctccatgtgtgtgtgtgtgtgtgtgtgtgtgtgtagcaagcaCTGCCCGATACCCACTGTGTGTCTAGCCAGCTgactaccctgtgtgtgtgtgtgtgtgtgtggctgcagCTGCGGGTAGGCGGGCGGGCAGGAGCAAGGGAtaggacggagagagggagggacatggGACtcgggagggaggtggaggcaggAGGGACAGGGCAGCCGTAGGGGAGGGCGGAGCGGGGTAAGGTGGGTCTTGCTAAGGGAAGCGTGCCGCCCTATCAGCCTGTTTCACCAGAGCCTGCACGTCCCCACAAGCTGCATAAACGTGAACCGCGCGCTTTATCACATCCTGCACCGCCGCCGCCCTCCCAGCCATGCCTCCCTGGGGGTTCAGAGTGGCGGGTGTTTGGGTGGCTGTGTTGGGGGGCTTGATACTCTACGGGTGgtcagagagtgtgtgtgtgtgtgtgtgtgtgtgtttttcttcacAATGAATAAAGGAAGCAGTTGAAGGGCAATAACGAAAACGATAGATCGATTGATAGatgtgaatatgtatgtatgtttttttttttttttacagcgaaggatgcagctcaagggtaaaaagcAAAAATAGCAATGAAAAAGACCCCCAGACGCTTCTAcgacgaaagaaaaaagagcgagagaccagaagagaggtcagcttcgggtggGTATAGCATGTATTATGTGATCCTTCGATTATTATATGGCTTTCATGTGTATCTAGCGAGgttgcgaagagagagagagagagagagagagagagtaccgtcAAGAGAGAAGGATGTGTGTGGTTTTCATGGTTAGTGAAAGCGGATTAATAAAAGGGTTGTTGGTCActtatgtggtgatggtggtgcagatGTCACTTGTCAGAGATGGCAGTCCTGTATGACGAAGATGGAAGCTGAAGTACTATATTGTAGCGTAAGGGCAGCGTAGTATGGTGGCGGACAGTATAGGGTAGTAGGGCGGTATTGGGGCGGCATAGTGGTGGTAGGATAGCATGGTGGTGAGTGAGATGGTGGTATAGCAACGTAGGGGGAGTACGTGACTGggcatgatggtggtgattatgagaTGATAGAATTTGTGAAGTAAGGATAGGTAGGTGGGAAGTGCAAAAATGGTGATGGTAGGGAGAGAGAAACTGGATTGTAATggttagagggagggaggataagataGAACTTGTGAGGTAGAGATAGCCAGAAGGGGTAATGATCGATGATGTAATggtgacggagggagagagagaatgtatggaaTAGGGACTAGTGGGTAGTGCAAAGTtaattggtgatgatggtagtattaTAAtagcgagaaggaggaagagaggagataatttGGCTGGTATTATaattaagacactttcgcttctcacatcagctatttctaaaggtcaaatagtgggtcagtcgggttctaatgagtgtttctttaggtttatggtacagaggaagcctcaaactaccaccagggtcataaaactacttttggaaatgcccacaactcctacgaaagccttgtcaaatatgtgttcttgggcggcgaaatgtcttatgatacgaatCTTTAATTGTGAAGTAGGTGGGTAATGCaaagatggtgatgaaggtagggagagaggcaggattgtgatgatgagagggagagagggaataggaggagacgGGGGCAATGTAGTGACGGTGGTAAGAGCAACATGattgtggaggagggagaaggggagggatcgGGAAGCGGGACCGACCATGAACAAGCATGATAGTGTTGGCACAGCGATAGGAGGCAACCAGCACCCCATGGCATTGAGTGGCGGGTACTGtgcaaagggagaggagggaggaggaggaggagaaaggagtgctCTGGGGGGTAGAAGGGCGCGTGGCATGTGGAAGAATTATTATTTATTAGATAATTTACTCTGGCGACGAGATGGTGgcaaaatgaggaaggaagaagggtcagTGTGGCTGTTgtgaaggacgtgtgtgtgtgtgtgtgtgtgtgtgtgtgtgtcgtaaggaAAGGGCAGTCAATAATAACATTCGTTCATGAGTATAATAAATTTTATTTCGGATAGAATATAAAATACTTTACAAGTTATAACAGACGTATACTTCATAACAGATAGAGCAATAATTCACTAACaattttattactctctctctctctctctctctctctctctctctctctctctctctctctctctcagctggagGATACATGCACCAGCTGAAGCAATAACAGTTACGCGCCTAGTGATAACAACAGTGgactggcggcggcggcgtgcgaGTGGTCACGTGTCACGAGCCAGCTGTTGAGGGGAAGGAAATACCACCtacacgatcatcaccaccacctgcgcCGCCGCctacagtgagtggtgggggcagCCTTGTGAGTACACCCCACCCccggaactgtgtgtgtgtgtagatgaatGGGGCGGGGCTGTGGTTGTATGGTAGCAGCGTCGTCTGACATGGGGAAGGGTCATGCTTCTTTGGACGATTGAGCAAAGacattttgcacacacacacacgcacacacagctagTCGCAAGTACACATAATCTCTATGGATAGGGTTGGGTTGCTCTGTGGATATTGTGCTTGGCTCGGGTTGAGATGTTGCGAGTTCAATCCACGCTCACGGCGAAACTTTAGCAGAGCTTAGCTACCTAGCTCCGGTGAAGTCTTTAATCACCTCTGTGGAAGATGATTCCTTCACGAAGATCGCCGTCACCGCCGGCCCTCAGACCCTTGCTGTGGGTTTGTCCGTCACGTCCTGGAATGGCACACTGACCCAGCAGTGTCTGGTTCAAGGGAACGATGCTCCCCGACCTGCACCGAGTCGCCTTGCCCTAAACGACCCTTAGTGCCTCGAAGGGATGACTTGGCACTGGCTATCCGTCTAAGTCAGGTCGTCACAGGGTCAGCAAAAGACCGCAGTCGCTGATTGTAACGTCGCGGATGTTGCTCAGCTTGGCGACGGAGCGGAAGAGGTCGATGCCGTCCTCCACCATCCCGATGGGACATTCTTCGTAGGCCACCGGGTAGTCGTTATTGTAGACCACGAAGTGTGACGGCTTGTGGTGGTCCTCGCTGCCGTAGCAGAAACCCGCCACCAGGCCAGCCGTCACTGACTGTGCCGCCAACTCGCCCATGGTAAAGCCCTGCAGCGCCGCGCCCCCGCTGCCGTCGTTGGCCTGATAGTCGCCGCCCCACACTCTCTCTCCTAGGCGGCCGCGGCTCTCCACCTCCAGCAGGCGCGTGTTGGCGTAAGAGGGACCCAGCTCACCCGAACACAGGTAGAAGAAGTGGCGGGTCCTGGTGGCCGTGCTGGTGAGCTTGATCCCAGCGTGGCCCTGCACCTTGCCGCCCCAGGACACCTCCATGAACACCTTGGGGCACGCCTCATCCACCATGCCCCGCACCTCCTCGTACTGCAACAGAGAGGGAGTTAGGGTCACAGGAGGCCCTAGGAACATGAGAGGATGAAGGGTGCCGCGGCTAACGCTACTCCAGGCCCAGACTCACCGGCAGTGTGTGGGAGTAGAGGGGTGGCTCCCCTTCCCGCAGGGCTGACAGGTAGAGGTGGTCGCCGCGCTGCACCACCTTGGCACACCGAGTCCTGCCGCCAGTCGTGACTACGGCCCACACACTGCTGCCCACCAGCCGCGCCTGCTTCACAACCTGCTCCACTAGCTGCTGGGTGTTGCTCGGCTCGGTCACCGGCTGCAAAAACCATTTCACGTCCTCCACCAGGCACGGGCTCTGTGTGTTATTATCTGTATACTCCAGAgtgctcccctccccttctctctctctctctctctctctctctctctctctctctctctctctcttactcacctcCTGCAGCGGCGGCGGCTGGAACGTTTTGGTGGGGGTGACGGCCGCGGTGGCAGCGGACATACTTCGCTCAACCACTGCCTGCAGGGCGGCGGCCGTCACGAACTCCAGCTGTGGGGGCGAGAGGGGTTGaggtgaggtagtggtggtggtggtgatgtgtgtgtgtgtgtgtgtgtgtgtgtgtaggacccAACGCAGAAATCTTAAAAAGAGTATACGAATGAACCATGAATAGTACTAATTTGAGACCTTTGTAATTCTCTGTTATGGAAGTCGGCATTGTTGATCTTTTTTGGGTCTTTCATCTAATAATTCACTAAATTATTCTCTAACATGGCTTTGTGAAGCTTTGTGAAGGACATAATGTTTGGTACATTATGtcctgaagaaggaagagacagccTCCCGCACTCCAGCCCTTCAACACGACGCCTCAACACTCActtcccgcgccgccgccaccacctgggACTGCAGGAGGCTCTGTGCCGCGGCGTCCCACTCCATCACGGTGTTCCTGTAGCGGCTGTCCTCCTCGTGCGCCGCCGTCACCTGCAGCAGGTTGGTGGCGACGTTCACTTTGGCCTGCGCTGCCTCCAGTTTGGCTTTCACATCCCTGCCCTCGGAGATGGTGGCGGCCACACGCTCCGCCGCGCCCGTCATGTCCCGCAGGAGGCCCTCGTGCCGCTCCACCAGGGACCTGAGGGCCTGCACGTGCACTTGGTGAACGCTGCACTGCTCGTTCAGGCGCTGCTGGAAGTCTTGTAGCCTCGTCATCTTGCAATTGCAGGTCACCAGCTGGTTTGTTGTGAATTCATTggcttccttcttcacctccgccAGCAAGGCGTCGGAGCGCTGCGAGGAGTGGGCGTAGGAGGAGTCCTGCAGCAGGTTGATCACTGTGTAGTTGACAGGGACGTCGGTGGCACTGGAGACGTTCCCGGCATGGGGGAGGCGGCAGAAAGGACACACCAGAGCGCCGCGGAGGAGGCAGTCAGCCACGCAGGTGGTGCACAGCGTGTGGCCGCAGCTGAAGCAGCGAGGCCTTTTCTTTTCATCGTCGTACGGCTCCAAACACACCTGGCAGTCGCGGGAGGCCATGACCGCCCCCTGAAAAGAGAGACACTGTGAGTGGCGGCGTTATGAGCCACAGAACTGTCAGGCTGTTGTGGAGGGGGAAAAACGCAGAGCAGGAAGCTGAGGGAAGCTGGGCAGACCGAGGCGGCGGGGAGGGATGGGTGAGAGGATCAAGGTTGTCTGGAAACACTTCAGACAccgcagagaagagagagagagagagttgagcgaAAGAGCTGTGGTGGGTCTTTCCTAGATCTTCGGTCTTTCCTGGGTGCCAAATCCCTGCGGCACCTCACCGCGTCCCCTGTCACCTTCACTCACCTCGCATTCCTCTTCGCCTCCCGTCCCCTGCACCTCGCCTCTGCTGCTAAACACTCATCACCGTCATTCATCAACGCCCCGTCACGTACGTTTTCAGGCGCCCAACCTCCTCTCACCACCCGGAACACGTCACACTGTTGCCAGATAACCGGGGAAGCCAACGAGCGGCCGCGGCGACAATAAAAACATAACCCAGGTGTGTTGCGCAATAGGAAAACTGCGTAAGACTGCGCTCTGATCACTGGACTGTTGACTCCTCTCTCctgcaccccttcacccctcatgtctctctcccccccccctcccacctcgGGTCCATCTTGTCAAGgcacttccaccatcaccgcaACCACATCACAATAACCTTATCTCATGCACCATCGTCGCAAAAACTGCCAGCGTTCAGTCACATAAAAAAGTTTGATGTAACGCCACCATCACAGCTTCATCGCAGTACTTAGGAACCACAAACACCCGCCATCAACCTGTTGCGCTGTTAAGtaagcaaataaaacaaaaaaactgacCAGCCTTGCCAGACGAGGGCCAGGGTGCTTTACTCATGGCCAGGAAGCGAAACAGAGACTTCAACGCAATGCAACACACACTCAGAGGGATCCAACACGACTTTACAGGGTCCATGGGTCCATgggacacacacaccacctgaaCCACCGTCTTACCTCCCAGGCCTCGGCAGAGAGCGAAGGAGAGGCGAGAGGTGGACAAGAGCTGTGatcgaataaacacacacacacacacctgccggggGAGagacgggacggggcggggccagtaatgccaccaccaccactgttgccaCATCGTTACGTTATGTCTTTCCCATTCAGATGCTGTGCGGGGGAAACTGTGATGTCTGTGATGTGCTCCGGACACATCATGAGGGAGGAACAAGAGAGCTAGTGAGGCAGAGAGGGAGCTAGAGCTGTGTGAGAGTGAGGGAAACATGAGATGAGAAGGAGTGAGTGTAGGAAGGACGCTGAGAGGCCTTGAAAGGTGAGAGTGAGGGGCgtgaggagggggtggagtgagaggaggaagtgaatgaaggattGAAAgggcgtcgagagagagagagagagtatgccgTGTGTGACAAATGTTTAGTCTTGATGAATTATTTGGACAGCTGTATGGCAAGGTATGGACACGTACCTCTCCATGAGTTAGAATAATGGGATCATCTTATTTAACTTATATATTATTTTCCGTTGACTGGATTTGTACTGATTTTCTTCGTAAATACGTGCATTCTATTCTCTCGATTGTTTCTTTTACGATCACATGAAATTTACTGTCTGGCCAACTGATTATTGAAAGTCACCTTCGTTTTCCTCAGTCACTTTCAAACCCTCTCATTATTGTTCCTCGgtatttcttgttttcctcagAATCAATTACTAAGACATTATCATTGTCGAATCAAGTTATTGCCGTCAATCGCCATTTCTATTTTAGCTCACTCCAGTTATTTAAATATTTCCTCTAAGCAagctgtaaatattttttttatctattcatgTTGTAATGAGAGCCCCTTTGTTGCTACCAGTATGTATTTCACTTTTAACTTATATATATACCTCGCAACTTTCGTATTTCACACAACATCGGCTCGAAAGGGATCGAACCCAGACTCATTGGTTTGTATAGTTATAGCCACAACATGGACGTGACATTTTTTTAGCATAGCAGGCGTTTTT from Eriocheir sinensis breed Jianghai 21 chromosome 36, ASM2467909v1, whole genome shotgun sequence harbors:
- the LOC127007734 gene encoding uncharacterized protein LOC127007734 isoform X2, yielding MFPSLSHSSSSLSASLALLFLPHDVSGAHHRHHSFPRTASEWERHNVTMWQQWWWWHYWPRPVPSLPRQGAVMASRDCQVCLEPYDDEKKRPRCFSCGHTLCTTCVADCLLRGALVCPFCRLPHAGNVSSATDVPVNYTVINLLQDSSYAHSSQRSDALLAEVKKEANEFTTNQLVTCNCKMTRLQDFQQRLNEQCSVHQVHVQALRSLVERHEGLLRDMTGAAERVAATISEGRDVKAKLEAAQAKVNVATNLLQVTAAHEEDSRYRNTVMEWDAAAQSLLQSQVVAAARELEFVTAAALQAVVERSMSAATAAVTPTKTFQPPPLQEPVTEPSNTQQLVEQVVKQARLVGSSVWAVVTTGGRTRCAKVVQRGDHLYLSALREGEPPLYSHTLPYEEVRGMVDEACPKVFMEVSWGGKVQGHAGIKLTSTATRTRHFFYLCSGELGPSYANTRLLEVESRGRLGERVWGGDYQANDGSGGAALQGFTMGELAAQSVTAGLVAGFCYGSEDHHKPSHFVVYNNDYPVAYEECPIGMVEDGIDLFRSVAKLSNIRDVTISDCGLLLTL
- the LOC127007734 gene encoding uncharacterized protein LOC127007734 isoform X1, translated to MFPSLSHSSSSLSASLALLFLPHDVSGAHHRHHSFPRTASEWERHNVTMWQQWWWWHYWPRPVPSLPRQGAVMASRDCQVCLEPYDDEKKRPRCFSCGHTLCTTCVADCLLRGALVCPFCRLPHAGNVSSATDVPVNYTVINLLQDSSYAHSSQRSDALLAEVKKEANEFTTNQLVTCNCKMTRLQDFQQRLNEQCSVHQVHVQALRSLVERHEGLLRDMTGAAERVAATISEGRDVKAKLEAAQAKVNVATNLLQVTAAHEEDSRYRNTVMEWDAAAQSLLQSQVVAAARELEFVTAAALQAVVERSMSAATAAVTPTKTFQPPPLQESPCLVEDVKWFLQPVTEPSNTQQLVEQVVKQARLVGSSVWAVVTTGGRTRCAKVVQRGDHLYLSALREGEPPLYSHTLPYEEVRGMVDEACPKVFMEVSWGGKVQGHAGIKLTSTATRTRHFFYLCSGELGPSYANTRLLEVESRGRLGERVWGGDYQANDGSGGAALQGFTMGELAAQSVTAGLVAGFCYGSEDHHKPSHFVVYNNDYPVAYEECPIGMVEDGIDLFRSVAKLSNIRDVTISDCGLLLTL
- the LOC127007734 gene encoding uncharacterized protein LOC127007734 isoform X3 — protein: MASRDCQVCLEPYDDEKKRPRCFSCGHTLCTTCVADCLLRGALVCPFCRLPHAGNVSSATDVPVNYTVINLLQDSSYAHSSQRSDALLAEVKKEANEFTTNQLVTCNCKMTRLQDFQQRLNEQCSVHQVHVQALRSLVERHEGLLRDMTGAAERVAATISEGRDVKAKLEAAQAKVNVATNLLQVTAAHEEDSRYRNTVMEWDAAAQSLLQSQVVAAARELEFVTAAALQAVVERSMSAATAAVTPTKTFQPPPLQESPCLVEDVKWFLQPVTEPSNTQQLVEQVVKQARLVGSSVWAVVTTGGRTRCAKVVQRGDHLYLSALREGEPPLYSHTLPYEEVRGMVDEACPKVFMEVSWGGKVQGHAGIKLTSTATRTRHFFYLCSGELGPSYANTRLLEVESRGRLGERVWGGDYQANDGSGGAALQGFTMGELAAQSVTAGLVAGFCYGSEDHHKPSHFVVYNNDYPVAYEECPIGMVEDGIDLFRSVAKLSNIRDVTISDCGLLLTL